The following proteins are encoded in a genomic region of Gossypium hirsutum isolate 1008001.06 chromosome D05, Gossypium_hirsutum_v2.1, whole genome shotgun sequence:
- the LOC107940693 gene encoding mitogen-activated protein kinase kinase kinase 5 isoform X2 translates to MPISRKTSPHFSSSLPSFHSDLHRNVGNAGNSCINQAQQQRRLTRQRKLRHLTDDELGLRFGDIHRSFSSPCSPDTPARMDSKSPERLEHWSSYAEPKPLPLPEGFFNRKSKTSGSSPGPSKLASPDERLASAVGRKNADHVAKSAAKSSVNVHKEFSQDEFFESFTNGTKPMVTTRSGATSYFSSPASPQRSNTQDHFNSYDVADSTKSLLSRRRGFPGEKIFGGVNYDLRLKVSARSAPTTAFSSPSVSPQRSRAIDLHESSGLIDLDVPYSGRPAAYNVSPVKNVHSPENSPLHIPGPNKTSSYHGEWLENNSNQVNAHPLPLPPGALPSSSQSPVPLPSPVSNHVIEKPMATSIISQWKKGKLLGRGTYGTVYEATNRETGALCAMKEVEIIPDDPKSVECIKQLEQEIRVLRRLKHQNIVQYYGSEIVDDHLYIYLEYVHPGSINKYVREHCGAITESIVRNFTRHILSGLAYLHSFKTIHRDIKGANLLVDANGIVKLADFGMAKHLTGLSYELSLKGSPYWMAPEVIKVVMKKDSDPNLALAVDIWSLGCTVIEMYNGRPPWGELEGPQALFKVLNKTPPVPEALSPEGKDFLRCCFQRNPAERPSAATLLEHPFVRNSADQNGQALMQAFSRMDLT, encoded by the exons ATGCCTATTTCTCGCAAAACTTCTCctcatttctcttcttctttgccGTCCTTTCATTCTGATCTTCACCGCAACGTTGGCAATGCCGGCAATTCTTGTATTAACCAAGCCCAACAGCAGCGCCGTCTCACGCGTCAAAGGAAGCTCAGGCACTTGACCGACGACGAGCTGGGCTTAAGATTTGGTGATATCCACCGTTCCTTCTCCTCTCCCTGTTCCCCTGATACGCCGGCGAGGATGGACTCCAAGTCTCCTGAGAGGTTGGAGCATTGGTCTTCGTACGCCGAGCCCAAGCCTTTGCCTCTTCCTGAGGGGTTTTTTAATCGGAAATCCAAGACGTCCGGTTCCAGTCCTGGACCGAGTAAGCTAGCATCACCTGATGAAAGGCTTGCCTCTGCTGTCGGAAG GAAGAATGCAGATCACGTTGCTAAAAGTGCAGCAAAATCATCGGTCAATGTTCATAAGGAATTCTCTCAAGACGAATTTTTCGAAAGCTTTACAAATGGCACAAAGCCGATGGTGACTACAAGGAGCGGTGCTACAAGTTATTTCTCATCTCCTGCCAGTCCTCAAAGATCAAACACCCAAGATCACTTTAATTCTTATGATGTTGCAGATTCAACCAAGTCTTTGTTAAGTCGTCGCAGGGGTTTTCCTGGCGAGAAAATTTTCGGGGGTGTTAACTACGACTTGAGGCTGAAGGTTTCGGCCAGGAGTGCTCCGACGACGGCTTTCTCTAGTCCCTCCGTTAGTCCACAAAGATCAAGAGCCATAGATCTCCATGAATCAAGTGGGTTGATAGACTTAGATGTTCCATATTCAGGTAGGCCTGCTGCTTATAATGTTTCACCAGTAAAAAATGTACATAGTCCTGAGAATTCTCCACTGCATATCCCTGGTCCAAATAAAACTTCATCCTACCATGGAGAGTGGCTTGAAAATAATAGTAATCAAGTAAATGCCCATCCTTTGCCCCTTCCCCCTGGAGCTTTACCATCATCATCACAATCACCGGTGCCACTACCATCACCGGTCTCAAATCACGTCATTGAAAAACCAATGGCAACTTCGATCATAAGtcaatggaagaaaggaaaactTCTTGGACGTGGTACATATGGAACTGTTTATGAAGCAACAAACAG AGAGACTGGAGCTTTGTGTGCAATGAAGGAAGTTGAGATCATCCCTGATGACCCTAAATCTGTTGAATGTATAAAACAGTTAGAGCAG GAAATTAGAGTTTTGAGACGCTTAAAGCACCAAAATATTGTTCAATACTATGGCAGTGAAATA GTTGATGATCACTTATACATATATTTGGAGTATGTCCATCCTGGCTCAATTAATAAATATGTCCGTGAGCACTGTGGAGCTATAACAGAATCAATAGTTCGCAATTTCACCCGTCATATTCTATCTGGCTTAGCATACCTTCATAGTTTCAAGACAATACACAG GGACATAAAAGGTGCAAATTTGCTGGTCGATGCCAACGGCATTGTTAAACTTGCTGATTTTGGCATGGCAAAACAT cTTACGGGATTATCCTACGAGCTTTCTTTGAAAGGAAGTCCATACTGGATGGCTCCTGAG GTCATAAAAGTTGTCATGAAGAAAGATTCCGATCCAAATCTTGCTCTGGCTGTTGACATATGGAGCTTGGGTTGTACCGTCATTGAGATGTATAATGGTAGACCTCCTTGGGGTGAACTTGAAGGG CCTCAAGCCTTGTTCAAAGTTCTGAACAAAACCCCGCCTGTACCAGAAGCATTATCTCCAGAAGGAAAGGATTTTCTACGTTGTTGCTTTCAAAGAAATCCCGCTGAGCGGCCATCCGCAGCTACGCTACTTGAGCATCCTTTTGTACGAAATTCGGCTGATCAAAATGGACAAGCCCTCATGCAGGCCTTTTCTAGAATGGATCTAACA TGA
- the LOC107940693 gene encoding mitogen-activated protein kinase kinase kinase 5 isoform X1: MPISRKTSPHFSSSLPSFHSDLHRNVGNAGNSCINQAQQQRRLTRQRKLRHLTDDELGLRFGDIHRSFSSPCSPDTPARMDSKSPERLEHWSSYAEPKPLPLPEGFFNRKSKTSGSSPGPSKLASPDERLASAVGRKNADHVAKSAAKSSVNVHKEFSQDEFFESFTNGTKPMVTTRSGATSYFSSPASPQRSNTQDHFNSYDVADSTKSLLSRRRGFPGEKIFGGVNYDLRLKVSARSAPTTAFSSPSVSPQRSRAIDLHESSGLIDLDVPYSGRPAAYNVSPVKNVHSPENSPLHIPGPNKTSSYHGEWLENNSNQVNAHPLPLPPGALPSSSQSPVPLPSPVSNHVIEKPMATSIISQWKKGKLLGRGTYGTVYEATNRETGALCAMKEVEIIPDDPKSVECIKQLEQEIRVLRRLKHQNIVQYYGSEIVDDHLYIYLEYVHPGSINKYVREHCGAITESIVRNFTRHILSGLAYLHSFKTIHRDIKGANLLVDANGIVKLADFGMAKHLTGLSYELSLKGSPYWMAPEVIKVVMKKDSDPNLALAVDIWSLGCTVIEMYNGRPPWGELEGPQALFKVLNKTPPVPEALSPEGKDFLRCCFQRNPAERPSAATLLEHPFVRNSADQNGQALMQAFSRMDLTDKSHSMRIEMMSTSLGTRMTNGKLPSTSETGRLGYPKTNNCAAASHHPLDPALEVSTYTSGTRVIHGSHSFSPSHVSSNMPLGAVNNHPFAVGRMQGKEVPHI; this comes from the exons ATGCCTATTTCTCGCAAAACTTCTCctcatttctcttcttctttgccGTCCTTTCATTCTGATCTTCACCGCAACGTTGGCAATGCCGGCAATTCTTGTATTAACCAAGCCCAACAGCAGCGCCGTCTCACGCGTCAAAGGAAGCTCAGGCACTTGACCGACGACGAGCTGGGCTTAAGATTTGGTGATATCCACCGTTCCTTCTCCTCTCCCTGTTCCCCTGATACGCCGGCGAGGATGGACTCCAAGTCTCCTGAGAGGTTGGAGCATTGGTCTTCGTACGCCGAGCCCAAGCCTTTGCCTCTTCCTGAGGGGTTTTTTAATCGGAAATCCAAGACGTCCGGTTCCAGTCCTGGACCGAGTAAGCTAGCATCACCTGATGAAAGGCTTGCCTCTGCTGTCGGAAG GAAGAATGCAGATCACGTTGCTAAAAGTGCAGCAAAATCATCGGTCAATGTTCATAAGGAATTCTCTCAAGACGAATTTTTCGAAAGCTTTACAAATGGCACAAAGCCGATGGTGACTACAAGGAGCGGTGCTACAAGTTATTTCTCATCTCCTGCCAGTCCTCAAAGATCAAACACCCAAGATCACTTTAATTCTTATGATGTTGCAGATTCAACCAAGTCTTTGTTAAGTCGTCGCAGGGGTTTTCCTGGCGAGAAAATTTTCGGGGGTGTTAACTACGACTTGAGGCTGAAGGTTTCGGCCAGGAGTGCTCCGACGACGGCTTTCTCTAGTCCCTCCGTTAGTCCACAAAGATCAAGAGCCATAGATCTCCATGAATCAAGTGGGTTGATAGACTTAGATGTTCCATATTCAGGTAGGCCTGCTGCTTATAATGTTTCACCAGTAAAAAATGTACATAGTCCTGAGAATTCTCCACTGCATATCCCTGGTCCAAATAAAACTTCATCCTACCATGGAGAGTGGCTTGAAAATAATAGTAATCAAGTAAATGCCCATCCTTTGCCCCTTCCCCCTGGAGCTTTACCATCATCATCACAATCACCGGTGCCACTACCATCACCGGTCTCAAATCACGTCATTGAAAAACCAATGGCAACTTCGATCATAAGtcaatggaagaaaggaaaactTCTTGGACGTGGTACATATGGAACTGTTTATGAAGCAACAAACAG AGAGACTGGAGCTTTGTGTGCAATGAAGGAAGTTGAGATCATCCCTGATGACCCTAAATCTGTTGAATGTATAAAACAGTTAGAGCAG GAAATTAGAGTTTTGAGACGCTTAAAGCACCAAAATATTGTTCAATACTATGGCAGTGAAATA GTTGATGATCACTTATACATATATTTGGAGTATGTCCATCCTGGCTCAATTAATAAATATGTCCGTGAGCACTGTGGAGCTATAACAGAATCAATAGTTCGCAATTTCACCCGTCATATTCTATCTGGCTTAGCATACCTTCATAGTTTCAAGACAATACACAG GGACATAAAAGGTGCAAATTTGCTGGTCGATGCCAACGGCATTGTTAAACTTGCTGATTTTGGCATGGCAAAACAT cTTACGGGATTATCCTACGAGCTTTCTTTGAAAGGAAGTCCATACTGGATGGCTCCTGAG GTCATAAAAGTTGTCATGAAGAAAGATTCCGATCCAAATCTTGCTCTGGCTGTTGACATATGGAGCTTGGGTTGTACCGTCATTGAGATGTATAATGGTAGACCTCCTTGGGGTGAACTTGAAGGG CCTCAAGCCTTGTTCAAAGTTCTGAACAAAACCCCGCCTGTACCAGAAGCATTATCTCCAGAAGGAAAGGATTTTCTACGTTGTTGCTTTCAAAGAAATCCCGCTGAGCGGCCATCCGCAGCTACGCTACTTGAGCATCCTTTTGTACGAAATTCGGCTGATCAAAATGGACAAGCCCTCATGCAGGCCTTTTCTAGAATGGATCTAACA GATAAATCACATAGTATGAGAATAGAAATGATGTCGACTTCCCTGGGAACAAGGATGACAAACGGGAAATTGCCGTCTACTAG TGAAACCGGACGATTAGGCTATCCCAAAACCAATAACTGTGCCGCAGCTTCGCACCATCCCCTCGATCCTGCTCTTGAGGTCTCGACTTACACTTCTGGAACAAGAGTGATTCATGGTTCACATAGTTTCAGCCCGTCACATGTTTCAAGCAATATGCCACTCGGTGCGGTGAACAACCACCCATTTGCTGTGGGGCGGATGCAAGGCAAGGAAGTCCCACACATCTGA